TTGATCCCTCCGATGTCAGATTCGGAGACCGACAGCAGTTGTACGCGCCACCCCTGCCGTTCGGCGTATCGGGTATACATGCGAAGCAAGTCGGAGGCGAAGAGCGTCGCTTCCAATCCGCCGGTTCCGGCGCGAATTTCCAGAATGACATTTCGCTCGTCGTTGGGGTCTCGCGGCAGCAAGAGCAGCTTCAGCTCACTCTCACACTGTTCCACCTGCTGCTGGAGCGATCTCAATTCCTCGCGGGCCAGCTCTTTCATCTCGGGATCGCTTTCCTCTTCCAGTAATCGCTCGGTGGCGGCGATCTCTTTCTGGAGCGCCTGATAGCGGCGGTAGGTGGTGATCACCGGCTCCAGTTCCCGATGCTGCTTGATGAGTTTAAGGTATCGCCCGTGATCCAGAATGACTTCGGGAGAGGCAAGCTGGCGGCTCAGTTCGTCATATTTTGCTTCCAGTTCGTCGAGTTTCTCCAACATGACTGGCTCTTTCACACCTCCGAGGCCCGATCCCCCACCTGTTGTATCGAGCAAAGGTCGTGCTCAGATAGAGTCTGCCTGCACATTATGTGCTGGACGCTAGTTCCTTTTTTCCCACGATTCTCGGAAGCACCCATCGGCAACATCACAAGTGTCAGGAAAAAACCAAAAGCCACAGGAGTCTTCGGCGTCGGGTCGTGCGGCCGGCCTGTGGCCCGGAGGGGAGCGTTACCCTTTATCCGTCTTTTTGTTGCTTTCGCGATATTTCTTCTGGAATCGCTCCACTCGACCGGCGCTATCCACATATTTTTGTTTCCCGGTGAAGAAGGGATGGCAGGCCGAGCAGATTTCCAGGTGGATTTCTCGTTTGGTCGAGCGCGTGCGCCAGGTCTCACCACAGGCGCAGGTCACAATGGCTTCGACATATTCTGGATGAATGCCGCTCTTCACTGTGTCCTCCTTATCGGTATCCGTCAAAGGCCAAAGATAGCGGTCAGCATCGTCCTCTGTCAAGCGAGTGGCTGATCGGCATCGGCGAAGCCTGCCTTCCCGGGGTCGCCTCGGGCATGCGTGCTGTACGTCGGTTTGCCCTGATT
The genomic region above belongs to Blastocatellia bacterium and contains:
- the rpmE gene encoding 50S ribosomal protein L31 → MKSGIHPEYVEAIVTCACGETWRTRSTKREIHLEICSACHPFFTGKQKYVDSAGRVERFQKKYRESNKKTDKG